The Pseudodesulfovibrio sediminis genome includes the window CTCCCAGCTGTTCTCCGTCCTCGTCCACTACCCGCACTTGGGGAATGCGGATTCTCTCGTTGCGCCGGACCTGGTCTTCTCGCCTCTGGTCTCGGTTGTAATTACCCCGAAAAGCTATAGCTCATGCCTCCTGCTTCGAAAGGAGCCTTCGCAGCATCCAAAATCAACTGCGCGGCTTCTTCCAATGAAACCAATCCGGGGTCTTCTCCGTCTCGTGAACGAATATTGACGCACCCGGCTTCCACCTCTGTATCACCGATTACCAACATATACGGGATTTTCTCAACCTGAGCTTCCCGAATCTTGAATCCAAGCTTCTCGTTGCGCGTATCCGCTTCGATACGAATACCTTTTGATGCAAACAACGCCTTGGCTTTCTTTACAAAATCAAGCTGAGCATCTGTCACGTTCAGCAAACGCGCCTGTACTGGAGCCATCCAGACAGGATACGCACCAGCACAATGCTCCGTCAAGACGCCGATGAAGCGTTCGATGGAGCCGAGCATGGCGCGATGGATCATGACGGGCCTGTGCCGTTCACCATCCTCGCCGACATATACTATGTCAAACCGCTCTGGCAAGGTGAAATCCACTTGAATTGTACCGCACTGCCAGGAACGTCCGATGGAATCGCGCAGATGAAAATCGATCTTGGGACCGTAAAAAGCACCGTCGCCTTCGTTGATCTGGTATTCCATGCCGGATTTTTCAAGCGCCTGACGCAGCCCTTCGGTGGCCACATCCCAGTCCTGATCAGAGCCGATGGACTTCTCCGGACGGGTGGACAGCTCCACGTCGAATTCATAGTCGAACAGTGCGTAGATGTCCTGATAAAATTTGATGAGATCGAGAATCTCTTCTTCCACCTGATCAGGGCGGCAGATGAGGTGCGCATCATCCTGTGTGAAGGACCGGACGCGCATGAGACCATGCAACACACCGGACTTCTCGTGACGATGCACCACGCCCAGCTCGAAATATCGCTGGGGCAGATCACGGTAGCTCATGATTTTCCGCTTGTAGATCATCATGTGCGCCAGGCAGTTCATGGGCTTGATGCCGTACGCCTGATCGTCGATCTCCGTGAAGTACATGTTCTCACGATAGTTCTCGTAGTGACCGGACTTCTCCCACATCTCGCGCTTCAGGATGAGCGGTCCCTGAACGAGATCGTATCCCCGCTTCAGGTGCTCCTTGCGCTCGAAGTCTTCGAGAATGGCACGCAGCAGCATGCCGCGAGGATGCCACAGAGACATGCCGGGGCCGACGTCTTCGTTGAAGGAGAACAGGTCAAGCTGCTTGCCGAGCTTGCGGTGATCACGCTTCTTGGCCTCTTCCAGGCGGAACAGGTACTTCTTGAGCGCCTTGGGGTCCTGCCAGGCAGTTCCGTAGATGCGCTGGAGCTGCTTCTTGTTCTCGTCACCGCGCCAGTATGCACCGGCCACGGACAACAGCTTGAACGCCTTGATCATGCCGGTACGGGCCACGTGCGGGCCGCGGCACAGATCAGCGAAGTCGCCGTGCGTGTATATGGAAAATTCATCGCCGCCCAGGTCGTCCATGATCTCGGGCTTGTAGTCTTCACCCTTTTCGGAGAAGAACTGCTTGGCCTCGTCAACGGACATGGTGGTACGGGAAAACTCTTTGTTCGCACCCACGGAGCTGAGCATCTCTTTTTCGATGGCTTCAAGATCTTCGGGCGTGAACGGACGTTCGTAATCGAAGTCGTAGTAAAATCCGTTCTCGATGGAGGGACCGATGGTCACCATGGCGGCCGGGAAAAGCTTCTTCACGGCTTCAGCCATGAGGTGGGCTGCGGAGTGACGGATAACACCCAGCCCCTCTTCGCTATCCGCGAAGACGGGCTCGATGGTAGTACACGTTCCGGAAACGGCAGTAGACAGATCAACAACGGTGTCTCCGCACTTGGCGGCCACGACCTTCTTGAACTGCTTCTTGGACAGGCCCTCGGCAAGGGCATCGGCACACACGGCGCCGTCGGCCAATTCGATCTGCTTTCCAGCAACGTCAACTTGCACTACTCAAACTCCTTATATGCCTGAAAAAATACAGGACCTTTAAAACGATGAAAGGGAGGCCTCTGAGGCCTCCCTTCCGGGGATGTTCTGGTAGGCGCGGAGGGATTTGAACCCACGACCCTTTGCACGTCAAGCAAATGCTCTCCCCCTGAGCTACGCGCCTTCTCGTCGAAGCGAGATGTGTAACTATATGTGGAGCGGTCTGATGTCAAGCGGCATGTGATATTTTTTTCATTTTTTTTCAAAGGTAATAAAGCTTAAATGGAAGCTGTTTGCACCAGAATCGACGGATATAAATGCATACCGCAGGTGAACGGAGAAACTCCCCGTGCTTCAAGCGTCCCCGCCAAGGCTTCTCCCGCCTCGCTCCACCGCCGAAAAAGCCACGCCTCCAGCCCTCCATTCACCACAGAAAAACGCTTACCCAATGGCCGCCAAAGCCTCCGACACCATCGCGCCCACAGTGATGTCATAAACATCGTCACCGCGAAAGGTCCGTATCTCGACGGCATCACCTGTGAGCGTCTCCAGCTTCTCCCGCGCGCCCTCTGCCTTAATCAGGCCGAGCACCCAGGCGGCATAGGCGCGGTTGTAGGCGTCCGGGTCATCCAGCCCGGCTATGAGGAAGCGCTCGCCATGCGCGACCAACTCAGGACGCGCCTCGGCCAAACGAGCCAGCCCCCAGTACACATCGCGACGCAATTCAGGGTGATCGAGAAAATTCCCGTCACAGTCGGCGTCACAGAAAATATATGAGACCAGAATCTTGTGAAACTCCTTGGCGATCTTCGCGTTCAAGGCCATGGCTTCGCCCATGAAATGCGGAATACCCCATCCGAGATTGCCGGACTCCTCGTTCATGAACCACATGAGCGTGCGCATGAGTACACGCGCCTTTTCCATGGAAGCCTCGGCCATGCGGTCCGCAGTCATCCCAAAGACTATGACTGAACGCCACCGCACGGCTTCGTCCTTGTCCAGCCGCAGGTTGAGCAGGGGCGGCACCAGGTCGCCAGGACGATATTCGGTCAGTTCTGCGAGGCGGTCCTGCCAGTTGTCGGCTGCCAGAATCTCACGGAGCTCCTTCTTGGTCTTGCGAAATCGGGACATACGCACTCCTTACAATAAAAAAAGGGGACTGTCACAAGACAGCCCCCTTAATATAAACATATTTTTCAGAGTCGCAAGTAGGAACGAATCCTATTTGTTGTTTTCCTCGACTTCCTTTTTGAACTCTTCAGGCACATCGAAACCGGACTCCTCCGCTTTGGCTATGCATTTGGCCGCATCTACCCAATTTTCGAAATGGGCATCCACGATGGCCTTGTTGTTCCATGCAGGCCCGAAATGGGAGTGCTTTTCAAGGATGACCTTGAGCATCTTGTCCGCTTCCTCGAACTCGCCCATGGCGATGAGCAGCGAAGACATGGTGGCCTGAGCCTGCGCAAACTCCGGGTCCAGCTTCAAGGCTTTTTTCAGCGCCTTGTGCGCCTTGTCCAGATCGCCCTGCTGCATGAGCACGAATCCGATGTTGCCCCAGGGCACAGAGAAGAACGGACGCTGCTGCGTGGCCTGGATGTTGTAGTTCAGACAGGACTCAAGGTCGTCACGCTGCAAGGCGATACCGCCGAGCTGCACGTACCCTTCTGCCATGCGCGGAGAATGCGCCACGGCATCGAGGAACTCACGCTCCGCTTCCTGAAAATCCCGGCGGGACAGATACGCCACACCCAGGTTGTAATGGGTGTTGCCGCAGGTGGGGTTCGCCACCAGCTTGGCTTTGAGATCGGCAATGTAATCATCAATATTGTCGAAGTTTTCCATGGCTATCTATCCCCTTAAGGCTCAATGTTATGTTTCTTGCAATGCTCTGCATACCACAGGCAAAAGTCATAAATAGGACGAATCTTTTCGAAATTCATGACCATCATGACGTTGAATTCATTTACCTGATCAATGTATTCCTGATTGGCGTGCTTGCCCGTCTCCCTGATGAAAAGCTGGCTAAGCTGTGCAGAGGTGTATCCGGTCTTGTCCTGACGGATGTCGATGGGATCGAAGGGAGCCGCGAACGGGTCCCAGTTTTCATACCCCATGCGGTCCACGAACTTGCGACGTCTGGGAGACATCTTGTCGTACATGAACCGCTTGCGGTCTGCGACATCCTTGTCAGAGTATTCTTCGTAATTCAGCGTCTTGGTCATTATTTCTTCCCGCCGCCCAGAACTATGGACTCGCCACAGCTCTCACAGGAGGACTTTGATTCAGTACAGGAAGCGCATGCTGCGGACTTGGGAGCTTCCTCTGCGTCAGGCGCAACAACTTCATGAGCGGGCTCCGCGCCAACGCCCAGTTCTCTTTCAAGATGCTCTTTGGGAATAACCAGTTTGGCCTCGCCGCCCACACCGAGATATTCCTCGTCGTAATCGGTGACAATGGCCATGGACAGGGGCAGCAGCATCTCGCCCAGCTCCTTGAAGCGGGAACCGATGCCTTTCTGCAGGTCGTTGCCGATCCCCAGAAGCTTGTCCAGTACGATATCCATATTCACTGTGGGATATTTCTCCCCGCCCTTGAATCCGGCCTTGTTGCAGGTATGCGCCTCGCCTCCGATGGAGGTAGGCACACCGTACAAACGGCAGGTGATGGGACGGTTCTCGTAAATGGAGCACAGGTCGTTTTCATCCAGCAGGGGACACCGGACACGCGCCCGGGCCACTTCCATGAGGATCTCATTGGTGGGCTGCCCTGCCTGGCTGGCCTTGAAGACCTTGCGCTTGAGCTTGTGAATCTGGCGATCGGCCGCGTCCGCTCTGCTCAGAATCTGGGAGCGTTCCAGACCGGAAAATTTTTCGTTGAACTTGGCATTGATATACATGCCTTCGACCAGAGTCACGTCAAACAGGGCATAACAGCAGTCGGAACAGCCTTTGCCACATTTGACCAGATCACCCATCTCGTTTTCAAATTTTTTGAAAACAGCGTCGACTTCAGCGACTACGGCTTCATAATTTTGGAAATATTCTGTGAAATCAAGCGCCATCTATATTGCTCCTCGTTCGGCCTGGAACAGCTGCCAGACCAAGGGGGTGTTGTTGCTCAGATCAATTAAGTCGTGATTCGAAACCGTCAACCGGTAGGGACGAGAAAAGTCGGCTTATGGAGCCGAGAGGATAAAAAAAGACGCCCGTAGGCGACAGTGATGCCTCTGGAGCATCCGGTAGCGAAAAAAACGGAACGGGAGCGACAAAGAACTGCCGCTCCCGAACCATTTCAGAATAAAGACTAGTTTTCTTCGATGGTGATAGCGTCGGATTCACAAACCTCAACGCAGGATTCACAACCAAGACATTCGTCTTCGTTCACTGCAACAGCTTTGCCGTCCTGCAGTTCGTAAACTTCAACGGGACAAACGTCTACACATTCGCCGTCGCCGGTGCACTTGTCGTTGTCAATAGTAATTGCGTAACCCATTTCTTCCTCCAGAAATAATTTGGGATGCCTGCTCAATGCAAGCCTGTTTTCGTGTGCCGTCCGCCTTAGTGGCCGAGATCCAACACACCTTTTCAATGTACGAATCCGACCGGTAAAGGCCGGGCACGAATTTGCTGATATATTCAAGCCAGCCCTGTGTCAAGACATGAAAACGCTTTTCATATTTTACTTAAATGCAAAGATACCCCAAGAAGGTTGTGGAACATCACGGACTCGTTTACTCTGCGGCTTCTGTCACAAGACTAATCTTATTTCATGAGGATACACATGTTCACCAATGAAGAACTGAAAAAATATGCTGAGACATTATGGTGGGGACTCTCCACCGCCCGGACCAACCCCTACGAACCGGGCGACTATGTTCTGCTGCGTTTTGATACCGACGCGCTGCCTCTGGCCGAAGTCATGTTCGACCTGCTCATTGAAAAAGGGCTCAACCCTGTTCCCAGACAAAACATGACCACGAAAATGGACCTGTCCTTCTACGGCAAAGGGTCCAAGGAACAGCGCACGGATATCCCGGCAGGAGACAAGGAGTTCATCGGCAACCTTAACGGCCTCATCTCACTCATTGCCCCGGCCTCGCTGACACACCTGCAGAACGTTGACCCAAAAAAGATCGGTGAAGCTGCGGTGGCCCGCAAATTCATGCGCGACATAATGGAAAAACGCGAACAGACCGGCGATTTCGGCTGGACCCTGTGCGTCTACCCCACCAAGGCGCTGGCAGAATCCGCAGGGCTTTCCATGAAAGACTTCAAAGAGCAGGTAGTCAAGGCATGCTTTCTGGATGCCGACAACCCGCCGGCAAAATGGGCCGAAATTTTCGACGAAGCCGAAAAGGTCAAGGCATGGCTCAACGGTCTGCCCATCGAGCATGTGCACATCAAATCCGAAAACACCGATCTCATCGTCGTGCCCGGCGAAGAGCGCCGCTGGCTTGGCGTGTCCGGTCACAACATCCCGTCGTTCGAGATTTTCCTTTCGCCGGACTGGCGCGGAACCGAAGGCATCTATTATGCCGACCAGCCGTCCTTCCGCTCCGGCAACTATGTGGAAGGGGTTCGCCTGACCTTTGAAAACGGCATCGCGGTCAAGACCGAGGCCAAGGTCGGCGACGAATTCGTTGCCAAACAACTCACGCTGGACGAAGGCGCCAATCGACTGGGCGAATTCTCCCTCACCGATCGTCGTTTCTCCGAAATCAGCGCGTTCATGGCCAACACCCTCTTTGACGAGAACTTCGGCGGCGATCAGGGCAACTGCCATGTGGCCGTGGGCGCATCGTATGCGGACACCTACGCAGGCGACCAGTCCACACTTGATGCCGAAAAGAAGAAGACCCTCGGTTTCAATGACTCGGCCCTTCACTGGGATCTGGTCAACACCGAACAGAAGACCGTCACCGCCACCCTGAAAGGCGGCGAGGAAGTTGTCATTTATACTGACGGCGAATTCCAATACGAGTAATCCGAACAGCGCATACAGAAGCCGGAGAACACTATGTCCGAACGCAATATATACCTTGAAACAATCCTCCCGGAAGAGGCTGTTTCGCTTGCCAAACACGCCCTGAAGCGGGAGCCGCTCATGGACACCGAGACCCTGCCCACGCACCTGGCTGCCGGGCGGGTCACGGTCGAGCCCATATATGCCCGCTATTCCTCGCCCACCTTCCACGCTGCGGCCATGGACGGCATTGCCGTGCTCTCGGCCTCAACATTTGCGGCCCGCGAAGATCAGCCGCTGGAGCTGAGCCACGGGGATGGTTTTCTGTTCGTGAACACCGGCAACCCACTGCCCGAGGGCATGGACGCGGTCATCATGATCGAAAATGTGGTGCAAAAGGACGAGGTCACTGTTCACATAGATTCTCCGGCGTTTCCCTGGCAGCACGTGCGCCGTATAGGCGAGGATATTGTCGCCACCGAACTGCTCATATCCCAGAACCGCGAGCTGACTCCGGCGGACATCGGCGCCCTGCTCTCAGCGGGTATTTACGAGATCAAGGTACGCGAGAAGGTCAGGGCCACGTTCCTGCCCACCGGCGATGAGGTCATGAATTTTCTGGACAAACCAGAGCCGAAGGCCGGACAGGTCATCGAATCCAACTCACAGGTTTTCAAGGCG containing:
- a CDS encoding tetratricopeptide repeat protein produces the protein MENFDNIDDYIADLKAKLVANPTCGNTHYNLGVAYLSRRDFQEAEREFLDAVAHSPRMAEGYVQLGGIALQRDDLESCLNYNIQATQQRPFFSVPWGNIGFVLMQQGDLDKAHKALKKALKLDPEFAQAQATMSSLLIAMGEFEEADKMLKVILEKHSHFGPAWNNKAIVDAHFENWVDAAKCIAKAEESGFDVPEEFKKEVEENNK
- the thrS gene encoding threonine--tRNA ligase, with the translated sequence MQVDVAGKQIELADGAVCADALAEGLSKKQFKKVVAAKCGDTVVDLSTAVSGTCTTIEPVFADSEEGLGVIRHSAAHLMAEAVKKLFPAAMVTIGPSIENGFYYDFDYERPFTPEDLEAIEKEMLSSVGANKEFSRTTMSVDEAKQFFSEKGEDYKPEIMDDLGGDEFSIYTHGDFADLCRGPHVARTGMIKAFKLLSVAGAYWRGDENKKQLQRIYGTAWQDPKALKKYLFRLEEAKKRDHRKLGKQLDLFSFNEDVGPGMSLWHPRGMLLRAILEDFERKEHLKRGYDLVQGPLILKREMWEKSGHYENYRENMYFTEIDDQAYGIKPMNCLAHMMIYKRKIMSYRDLPQRYFELGVVHRHEKSGVLHGLMRVRSFTQDDAHLICRPDQVEEEILDLIKFYQDIYALFDYEFDVELSTRPEKSIGSDQDWDVATEGLRQALEKSGMEYQINEGDGAFYGPKIDFHLRDSIGRSWQCGTIQVDFTLPERFDIVYVGEDGERHRPVMIHRAMLGSIERFIGVLTEHCAGAYPVWMAPVQARLLNVTDAQLDFVKKAKALFASKGIRIEADTRNEKLGFKIREAQVEKIPYMLVIGDTEVEAGCVNIRSRDGEDPGLVSLEEAAQLILDAAKAPFEAGGMSYSFSG
- a CDS encoding YkgJ family cysteine cluster protein, translating into MALDFTEYFQNYEAVVAEVDAVFKKFENEMGDLVKCGKGCSDCCYALFDVTLVEGMYINAKFNEKFSGLERSQILSRADAADRQIHKLKRKVFKASQAGQPTNEILMEVARARVRCPLLDENDLCSIYENRPITCRLYGVPTSIGGEAHTCNKAGFKGGEKYPTVNMDIVLDKLLGIGNDLQKGIGSRFKELGEMLLPLSMAIVTDYDEEYLGVGGEAKLVIPKEHLERELGVGAEPAHEVVAPDAEEAPKSAACASCTESKSSCESCGESIVLGGGKK
- a CDS encoding aminopeptidase — encoded protein: MFTNEELKKYAETLWWGLSTARTNPYEPGDYVLLRFDTDALPLAEVMFDLLIEKGLNPVPRQNMTTKMDLSFYGKGSKEQRTDIPAGDKEFIGNLNGLISLIAPASLTHLQNVDPKKIGEAAVARKFMRDIMEKREQTGDFGWTLCVYPTKALAESAGLSMKDFKEQVVKACFLDADNPPAKWAEIFDEAEKVKAWLNGLPIEHVHIKSENTDLIVVPGEERRWLGVSGHNIPSFEIFLSPDWRGTEGIYYADQPSFRSGNYVEGVRLTFENGIAVKTEAKVGDEFVAKQLTLDEGANRLGEFSLTDRRFSEISAFMANTLFDENFGGDQGNCHVAVGASYADTYAGDQSTLDAEKKKTLGFNDSALHWDLVNTEQKTVTATLKGGEEVVIYTDGEFQYE
- a CDS encoding DVU0298 family protein gives rise to the protein MSRFRKTKKELREILAADNWQDRLAELTEYRPGDLVPPLLNLRLDKDEAVRWRSVIVFGMTADRMAEASMEKARVLMRTLMWFMNEESGNLGWGIPHFMGEAMALNAKIAKEFHKILVSYIFCDADCDGNFLDHPELRRDVYWGLARLAEARPELVAHGERFLIAGLDDPDAYNRAYAAWVLGLIKAEGAREKLETLTGDAVEIRTFRGDDVYDITVGAMVSEALAAIG
- a CDS encoding ferredoxin — protein: MGYAITIDNDKCTGDGECVDVCPVEVYELQDGKAVAVNEDECLGCESCVEVCESDAITIEEN